TCAAATTGGTGTTGAGGTTTATAGTGATAAAGGTAATACAGATCCAGTTACCATTGCCCAAGCAGGTATTGCACATGCCAAAGCCAATGGTTTTAATGTGGTTATTATTGATACAGCTGGTCGTTTGGCAGTTGATGAAGCCATGATGACCGAAATCTCTAACATCCATAAAGCCATCCAACCACAAGAAACCTTATTTGTTGTGGATTCTATGACAGGTCAAGATGCGGTGAATACAGCAAAAGCCTTTAATGATGTCTTAAATTTTGATGGTGTTATCCTAACTAAATTAGATGGTGATACACGTGGTGGAGCTGCTATTTCTATTAAATCGGTTGTAAATAAACCTATTAAGTTTATTGGTACTGGCGAAAAAATGGAAGCGATTGATGTTTTCTATCCATCGCGTATGGCCGATCGTATTTTAGGAATGGGAGATGTGGTGTCTCTTGTTGAAAGAGCCCAAGAACAATATGATGAAGTTGAAGCGAGAAAACTTCAGAAAAAAATTGCCAAAAACCAATTTGGTTTTGATGATTTCTTAAAGCAGATTCAGCAAATCAAGAAAATGGGCAATATGAAAGATCTTATCGGCATGATTCCTGGTGCAGGAAAAATGATGAAAGATATTGATATAGATGATGATGCGTTTAAAGGTATTGAGGCTATGATTCATTCCATGACACCTTTAGAAAGAACAAACCCATCAGTTATAAATGCCAGTAGAAAAAAGCGCATTGGAAAGGGTTCGGGAACATCTGTTCAGGAGGTGAATCAGCTTTTAAAGCAGTTTGACCAAATGGGTAAAATGATGAAAATGATGCAAGGTGGAAAAGGAAAAGCCATGATGCAAGCCATGAAAGGGATGAGGTAATGTTCAGTTACCAGTTTGCAGTACCAGTTTGCAGTCGGGAATTTCAATAATATCTTATTAAATAGTAATAAAATGGATTTCAAAAAACTTTTAGCATATCAAAAAGCATTTGATTTAGCTATGGATATTTTTGAAATCTCGAAAAATTTTCCAAAAGAAGAAACATACGCATTGACAGATCAAATTAGAAGAAGTTCACGTTCTGTGAATGCTAATTTGGCAGAAGCTTATAGAAAGAAAGTTTACCCAAAACATTACAATAGCAAGCTAACTGATGCTGATGTAGAGAATTCAGAAATAAATAGATGGTTATATTTTGCTTTAGCTTGTAATTATCTTTTAAAAGAACAGCACATAGATTTATCAAATGAAGGAATTGAAGTTGGTAAATTAATAAATTATATGATTAATAATCCTGGAAAATTCGGAGTTAATCCAGAATGATTATTTAGTGAATTGAAAACTAAAACCGCAAGAGTAAGAACTGGAAATTGCGACTGCGACTGAAAACTATTATATATGGTCATACTAGACGGAAAAAAAGTAAGCAACGACATTAAAAATGAAATTGCTGATGAGGTTAAAAAAATGAAGGCAAAAGGGGAGAAGGTTCCTCATTTGGCGGCTATTATTGTCGGAAACGATGGCGCTAGTTTAACCTACGTTGCAAGTAAAGTACGAGCTTGCGAGCGTGTTGGTTTTGAATCCACCATGGTACGTTTATCCAATACAACTAGTGAGATTGAATTGCTGGATAAAATTCAAGATTTAAATGAAAACCCAGATATTGATGGTTTCATTATTCAATTACCACTTCCGCCTCAAATTAATACGCAAAAAGTTTTAATGGCTGTAAATCCAGATAAAGATGTGGATGGTTTCCACCCCATGAATTTTGGTAAAATGGCCTTGGATATGTCAACGTTTATTCCTGCAACACCTTTTGGGATTTTGGAACTATTAGATAGGTATAATGTGGAGACCAAAGGAAAACATACCGTTGTTATTGGACGTAGTCATATTGTTGGTCGTCCAATGAGTATTTTAATGGGAAGAAAAGGATTTCCAGGAAACTCGACGGTAACATTAACGCATAGTCACACAAAAAATATAACCCAAATAACCAGTCAAGCCGATATTATTATCACAGCTTTAGGTCATCCAAATTACCTAAAGGCGGAAATGGTTAAAGATGATGCCGTCATTATTGATGTTGGAATTACACGTGTACCAGATGATAATTCGCCAAAAGGCTATATTATTACAGGCGATGTAGATTTTGAAAATGTAAGCAAGAAAGCAAGTTATATTACACCTGTTCCAGGAGGAGTTGGTCCGATGACAATTGCCATGCTGCTTAAAAATACCTTATTGGCTAGAGAACGACACATGCAATAAAGACCTTATATTGCAACGTGAATTTTTTACAAACCCTAATTATTCAGTCTAACAGAGTACAATTTGGTAGTATAGAGCATATACTACCAATTGGTCTAGCCATTCTATTTTGTATTGGTCTTATTCATTTTGCGCGTAAAAAATTACATGTTAACCAAAAATTTTTAGTTTTTAAGTGGCTTGGAATTTGTGTTTCACTGACTATTGTATTGTTTCATGTACACAAAATTAGTTTAGGCGGTTATACTATTTCTAAAGATTTACCTTTATTTCTATGTAGTTTTTTAGCCTTAATTATTCCCATATTTACTACTTCTAGAAAATATTGGATGTATGAAATTTTATTGTTTTGGATAATTGCCGGAACCTTGCAAGGTGTTATAACACCAGATATTGCTGTAGGCTTTCCTAGTTTAGACTATTTCAGGTATTGGATTGTGCATCTGGGTTTACTTACCATTATTTTTTATGCCACCTTCGTGTTACATATGCGACCAAAATTTAAAAGTGTAATTAAGTCCTTTTTAGCATTGCAAGTTTATGTGGCAACCATAATGGCTGTTAATTATGTATTAAATTCTAATTACTTCTATTTAAATAGAAAGCCAGAATCTGCTTCGGCACTGGATTATTTAGGTGATTATCCGTATTATTTACTTGTTGTAGAATTAATATTAATCCCGTTTTTCTTATTAATTTATTTACCGTTTTATTTAATCGGTAATAAAAAGAAACTGACATCCAAATAGTAACGGTGCGTTTATAAAATTTGCCTCAAACTTATTTCGCAAACAATTGACTCCTATCTTTAAACGCTTTAAACTCCAAAGCATTTCCGGCGGGGTCGTAAAAAAACATGGTAGCTTGCTCGCCAACTTGTCCTTCA
Above is a window of Bizionia sp. M204 DNA encoding:
- a CDS encoding bifunctional 5,10-methylenetetrahydrofolate dehydrogenase/5,10-methenyltetrahydrofolate cyclohydrolase — translated: MVILDGKKVSNDIKNEIADEVKKMKAKGEKVPHLAAIIVGNDGASLTYVASKVRACERVGFESTMVRLSNTTSEIELLDKIQDLNENPDIDGFIIQLPLPPQINTQKVLMAVNPDKDVDGFHPMNFGKMALDMSTFIPATPFGILELLDRYNVETKGKHTVVIGRSHIVGRPMSILMGRKGFPGNSTVTLTHSHTKNITQITSQADIIITALGHPNYLKAEMVKDDAVIIDVGITRVPDDNSPKGYIITGDVDFENVSKKASYITPVPGGVGPMTIAMLLKNTLLARERHMQ
- the ffh gene encoding signal recognition particle protein — encoded protein: MFNNLSEKLDKALHVLKGHGSITEVNVAETLKEVRRALLDADVNFKIAKDFTVRVKEKALGQNVLTTLQPGQLMVKIVKDELTELMGGDAEGLNLSGTPSIILMSGLQGSGKTTFSGKLANFLKTKKTKKPLLVACDVYRPAAVDQLHVVGDQIGVEVYSDKGNTDPVTIAQAGIAHAKANGFNVVIIDTAGRLAVDEAMMTEISNIHKAIQPQETLFVVDSMTGQDAVNTAKAFNDVLNFDGVILTKLDGDTRGGAAISIKSVVNKPIKFIGTGEKMEAIDVFYPSRMADRILGMGDVVSLVERAQEQYDEVEARKLQKKIAKNQFGFDDFLKQIQQIKKMGNMKDLIGMIPGAGKMMKDIDIDDDAFKGIEAMIHSMTPLERTNPSVINASRKKRIGKGSGTSVQEVNQLLKQFDQMGKMMKMMQGGKGKAMMQAMKGMR
- a CDS encoding TIGR02206 family membrane protein, producing MNFLQTLIIQSNRVQFGSIEHILPIGLAILFCIGLIHFARKKLHVNQKFLVFKWLGICVSLTIVLFHVHKISLGGYTISKDLPLFLCSFLALIIPIFTTSRKYWMYEILLFWIIAGTLQGVITPDIAVGFPSLDYFRYWIVHLGLLTIIFYATFVLHMRPKFKSVIKSFLALQVYVATIMAVNYVLNSNYFYLNRKPESASALDYLGDYPYYLLVVELILIPFFLLIYLPFYLIGNKKKLTSK
- a CDS encoding four helix bundle protein, yielding MDFKKLLAYQKAFDLAMDIFEISKNFPKEETYALTDQIRRSSRSVNANLAEAYRKKVYPKHYNSKLTDADVENSEINRWLYFALACNYLLKEQHIDLSNEGIEVGKLINYMINNPGKFGVNPE